A DNA window from Melanotaenia boesemani isolate fMelBoe1 chromosome 6, fMelBoe1.pri, whole genome shotgun sequence contains the following coding sequences:
- the msmp2 gene encoding prostate-associated microseminoprotein, which produces MQRRGADRELTELEMATTAGLLLASLLLLRTSLPCFSVYNSGECFFNTKGSCEHLGQIYGIGESWMTSDCYQCVCMEPFGVGCCDHGYKPVDYPDWCEIIRRPDSCTSVAVMRMNHKLPCLWGQGRLRTAGQPWKSDNDPLF; this is translated from the exons ATGCAACGAAGAGGAGCTGACAGAGAACTCACAGAATTAG aaatgGCAACCACAGCAGGACTACTTTTGGCTTCACTCTTGCTCTTGAGAACCAGCCTGCCATGTTTTTCTGTATATAACAGTGGTGAATGCTTCTTCAATACTAAAG GGAGTTGTGAACACCTGGGGCAGATCTATGGGATTGGAGAGAGCTGGATGACCAGTGACTGCTACCAGTGTGTCTGCATGGAGCCTTTTGGAGTGGGATGCTGTGATCA TGGATATAAACCTGTGGACTACCCAGACTGGTGTGAGATCATTCGCAGACCTGACTCTTGCACTAGTGTTGCAGTGATGAGAATGAATCATAAACTGCCCTGCCTCTGGGGACAAGGCCGGCTCAGAACAGCAGGACAGCCATGGAAATCTGACAATGATCCTTTATTTTAA